The Triticum urartu cultivar G1812 chromosome 6, Tu2.1, whole genome shotgun sequence genome includes the window CAAACCACGCTCGCCATTTTTCTCATTCGTTATCAACAagtatgcatgcatgcatgcatgaacatGGACAAATTCTCTCCCAAGATACCAAAGAAATCAGAGCACATAGAGAGTGAGAGTGAGAGTGAGAGTGAGAGGAAAACAGCTAGAAGGAAAGAAGTGAGGTGTTCCTGGCACAATCTACTCTAACCCTCAAACGCTATCGTCAGGATCACATCCACACCTCTTGATCGAAGCCAACGTCGGAGCACTGGTCGAAGAGATCGACGCCaatgtcgccgccgccgccgctaccgGACAGGATGCTGGCCCAGTCCATGTCGATGATTGCGTCGACCTGGAAGAGGTCGAGGGGGTCCGGCCAGTCCACGTCGGCGCCGCCGGGCGTGGCGGCGgaggccgaggccgaggcggaggaggaggagcaggggGACGGCGATACGGCCGACGCGGTGGAGACAGAGCAGGCGGCGCCCTGCTTCGGCTCGGCGCTCGTCGGCGCCTCCTCCTCGGCGCCAGCGCCGGTGCCGGAGCCGGCCGATTCCTGGGACGAGGCCTTGTCATCGCAGTGCTCCTGCTGCAGGTCCTCGAGGGGGtcggcgcgggaggcggcgacggGCTGGTGGGTGACGGGGTCGAGGCCCATCTTCTTGAGCTTCTTCCTGATGTGGGTGTTCCAATGGTTCTTGATCTCGTTGTCCGTCCTGCCCGGCAGCCGCGCCGCGATCTTGGACCATCTGCGCCGCAGCACAAGAAGAGAATTCACGACGCGAACATGCAGAAAAATGTCCGGAATCGAGCTGGACACGCACCTGTTGCCGAGCTGCGAGTGGAGGTCGAT containing:
- the LOC125514515 gene encoding MYB-like transcription factor ODO1, producing the protein MGRQPCCEKVGLKKGPWTAEEDQKLVAFLLSHGHCCWRLVPKLAGLLRCGKSCRLRWTNYLRPDLKRGLLSDDEEKLVIDLHSQLGNRWSKIAARLPGRTDNEIKNHWNTHIRKKLKKMGLDPVTHQPVAASRADPLEDLQQEHCDDKASSQESAGSGTGAGAEEEAPTSAEPKQGAACSVSTASAVSPSPCSSSSASASASAATPGGADVDWPDPLDLFQVDAIIDMDWASILSGSGGGGDIGVDLFDQCSDVGFDQEVWM